A window from Ornithorhynchus anatinus isolate Pmale09 chromosome X4, mOrnAna1.pri.v4, whole genome shotgun sequence encodes these proteins:
- the LOC100092372 gene encoding vomeronasal type-2 receptor 26-like — MGLGHLGDLGFSIVLSSGKLRATALRQGEGVRMLFLLLLWIWLLTSPFSVSGNQCSLLRDFSRGYYKDGDLVIGGLFSLNIFSGIPPSFSSYPSWFNTKFVRAGKHYQHVLALVFAVEQINKDPSLLPNISLGFHISDNLFRERLAVEQSLILLSGAGRTVPNYNCEARRKLVAVIGGVKASLSLAMTNILGFHKLPQITYGPFDADLRDSGQFPSLYQMAPRDSAQQRGIVRLLVHFGWTWVSLVVSDNVQGERFARTLRGEMATHGVCVALTEQIPETKYYGTMGIRRLYTKMDSNFVNVAIIYGDIDSLLLFKWTLSMVDESGKIWITTAHWDVSVRIDYERQNVAFCGSLSFSTHTSEIPKFQDFLQTVHPLKYPDDIYLKNFWKAYLHCQYPVGSFEPEEVNVCQGNESSQDIPEIFADLQLSGVSYTVYGAVYAVARVLHAMFLLRSEMEMAETGDTVRLLPWQLHSFLSRTGSTPALGTSGILAETTRPS, encoded by the exons ATGGGACTGGGGCACCTAGGTGATCTGGGGTTCAGCATCGTCCTCAGCTCAGGGAAGCTCAGGGCTACAGCTctaaggcagggagaaggggttcGGATGCTGTTCCTACTGCTGCTGTGGATTTGGCTCCTGACGTCTCCCTTCTCGGTGTCCGGGAACCAATGCTCCTTGCTCAGGGACTTTTCTCGGGGCTACTACAAAGACGGGGACTTGGTGATTGGAGGGCTCTTCTCTCTGAATATATTTTCAGGTATTCCACCAAGCTTTTCCAGCTATCCTTCTTGGTTCAATACAAAATTTGT CCGCGCTGGCAAACACTACCAACACGTCCTGGCCCTGGTGTTTGCCGTGGAGCAGATCAACAAagaccccagcctcctgcccaacATCTCCCTGGGATTCCACATCTCCGATAATTTATTCCGGGAGAGGCTGGCCGTGGAACAGTCTCTAATCCTGCTTTCGGGCGCGGGCCGGACAGTTCCCAATTACAACTGCGAAGCGCGGCGCAAGCTGGTGGCCGTTATCGGTGGGGTCAAAGCCTCCTTGTCCCTGGCCATGACCAATATCCTCGGATTCCACAAGCTCCCCCAG ATCACTTACGGCCCCTTTGACGCCGACCTGAGGGATTCGGGGCAGTTCCCCTCCCTCTACCAGATGGCCCCCAGGGACAGCGCTCAGCAGCGGGGAATAGTCCGACTGTTGGTGCATTTTGGTTGGACCTGGGTCAGCCTAGTGGTCTCCGATAATGTTCAAGGTGAAAGGTTCGCCCGGACCCTGAGGGGAGAGATGGCCACACACGGTGTCTGTGTGGCCTTAACAGAACAGATTCCTGAAACTAAATACTACGGAACAATGGGAATAAGGCGTTTGTATACTAAAATGGATTCTAATTTTGTCAACGTGGCCATTATCTATGGAGACATAGACTCACTCCTCTTGTTTAAATGGACTCTCAGTATGGTTGATGAATCTGGGAAGATTTGGATCACCACAGCTCACTGGGACGTCTCCGTCAGGATTGATTATGAACGGCAAAATGTTGCCTTCTGCGGCTCCTTGTCATTTTCCACCCACACCAGTGAGATTCCTAAATTCCAGGATTTTCTCCAGACGGTTCACCCTTTGAAATACCCCGATGACATTTATCTCAAGAATTTCTGGAAGGCTTATCTACATTGTCAATATCCTGTTGGAAGCTTTGAACCAGAAGAGGTGAATGTCTGCCAAGGAAATGAGAGCAGTCAAGATATTCCTGAAATATTTGCAGATTTGCAGCTGTCAGGCGTGAGTTACACCGTGTACGGTGCTGTGTACGCAGTGGCCCGTGTGCTCCACGCAATGTTCTTATTGAGGTCAGAAATGGAAATGGCCGAGACAGGAGACACCGTGAGACTTCTGCCATGGCAG CTCCACTCCTTCCTGAGTCGCACTGGTTCAACACCAGCACTGGGGACGAGCGGCATTTTGGCGGAAACAACCAGGCCGTCCTGA